One window from the genome of Mycolicibacterium gadium encodes:
- a CDS encoding phosphotransferase: MTVAELSLPRGWEDISPDWMTAVLTRHHPGAVVDGVTVVLRDDGTNKRARLALTYSAGSGPATVFAKAVDPEHAELVALTSGLYHEPRLFTSGVELGLDHPTVYTALIDEDRSDFIMIMEDVVARGADPRDSTRPMSIDQVANGVRGLARMHSRFWGPRLDSHPTLNWLEPFIAFEGMRYAPLHIAHERLGDTVAPEILALNGTDLFVDIWSRYIGTLTRSTQTLLHGDPHIGNTYLLPNDEVGFLDWQMVRRGNWSLDLGYFLQGALTIEDRRRGERDLVAEYRGALELPADELPSADEVWLRYRASVAHGLAIWMATLSGGDAWQGADICLALAQRYGAAFVDLDTCSALDAIG, translated from the coding sequence GTGACTGTCGCGGAGCTGTCGCTGCCGCGCGGCTGGGAGGACATCAGCCCCGACTGGATGACGGCGGTGCTCACGCGCCACCATCCCGGCGCGGTCGTCGACGGGGTGACGGTGGTGCTGCGCGACGACGGCACCAACAAGCGGGCGCGGTTGGCGCTGACGTATTCGGCGGGTTCGGGTCCCGCGACGGTATTCGCCAAGGCCGTCGATCCCGAGCACGCCGAACTCGTCGCGCTGACGAGCGGGTTGTATCACGAACCGCGACTGTTCACCTCGGGCGTCGAGCTCGGCCTCGACCACCCGACCGTCTACACAGCGCTGATCGACGAGGACCGCTCCGACTTCATCATGATCATGGAGGACGTGGTCGCCAGGGGCGCCGATCCGCGTGACTCGACCCGGCCGATGTCGATCGATCAAGTCGCCAACGGTGTACGTGGGCTGGCCCGGATGCACAGTCGGTTCTGGGGTCCACGGCTCGACAGCCACCCGACCCTGAATTGGCTCGAACCGTTCATCGCATTCGAAGGCATGCGGTACGCGCCGCTGCACATCGCCCACGAGCGCCTCGGTGACACCGTGGCGCCCGAGATTCTCGCACTCAATGGAACGGATCTCTTCGTCGACATCTGGTCGCGCTACATCGGAACGCTGACCCGATCCACCCAGACGCTGCTGCACGGCGATCCACACATCGGCAACACCTATCTTCTGCCCAACGACGAGGTGGGCTTCCTGGACTGGCAGATGGTCCGCCGCGGCAATTGGTCGCTCGATCTCGGCTATTTCCTGCAGGGCGCGCTCACCATCGAGGACCGCAGACGCGGTGAGCGCGATCTGGTGGCGGAGTACCGCGGCGCGCTCGAGCTGCCCGCCGACGAGTTGCCCAGCGCCGACGAGGTGTGGCTGCGCTACCGAGCCTCCGTCGCGCACGGCCTGGCCATCTGGATGGCGACGCTGTCCGGCGGGGACGCATGGCAGGGCGCCGACATCTGCCTCGCGTTGGCCCAGCGCTACGGCGCCGCGTTCGTCGACCTCGACACGTGCTCGGCGCTGGACGCCATCGGATAG
- a CDS encoding mycofactocin-coupled SDR family oxidoreductase: protein MAGRVEGKVAFITGAARGQGRAHAVRLASEGADIIAVDICKKIDTVDLIEASTPEDLAETADLVKGQNRRIYTAEVDVRDYDALKAAVDTGVEQLGRLDIIVANAGIGNGGQTLDKTSETDWTAMIDVNLGGVWKTVKAGVPHILEGGRGGSIILTSSVGGLKAYPHTGHYVAAKHGVVGLMRTFAVELGAQNIRVNSVHPTNVNTPLFMNEPTMRLFRPDLENPGPDDMKVVGQMMHTLPIGWVEPEDIANAVLFLASDEARYITGVTLPVDGGSCLK from the coding sequence ATGGCAGGACGTGTAGAAGGCAAGGTTGCGTTCATCACCGGCGCGGCGCGTGGACAGGGCCGTGCGCACGCGGTGCGATTGGCCTCCGAGGGCGCCGACATCATCGCCGTCGACATCTGTAAGAAGATCGACACCGTCGATTTGATCGAGGCGTCCACGCCGGAGGATCTGGCCGAAACCGCAGATCTGGTGAAGGGCCAGAACCGTCGCATCTACACCGCAGAGGTCGATGTCCGCGACTACGACGCGTTGAAGGCGGCGGTCGACACGGGCGTGGAGCAGCTGGGCCGGTTGGACATCATCGTCGCCAACGCGGGCATCGGCAACGGTGGCCAGACACTGGACAAGACCAGCGAAACCGACTGGACCGCAATGATCGACGTCAACCTCGGCGGCGTATGGAAGACCGTGAAAGCCGGTGTGCCGCATATCCTCGAGGGCGGCCGCGGCGGCTCGATCATCCTGACCAGTTCAGTCGGCGGCCTCAAGGCCTACCCACACACCGGCCACTACGTCGCCGCCAAGCACGGTGTGGTGGGCCTCATGCGCACCTTCGCCGTCGAGCTCGGCGCACAGAACATCCGAGTGAATTCCGTGCACCCGACCAACGTGAACACTCCCCTGTTCATGAACGAGCCGACGATGCGGTTGTTCCGCCCCGACCTGGAAAACCCCGGCCCGGACGATATGAAGGTCGTCGGACAGATGATGCACACGTTGCCGATCGGCTGGGTCGAGCCCGAGGACATTGCCAACGCCGTGCTGTTCCTGGCGTCCGACGAGGCGCGCTACATCACCGGCGTGACATTGCCGGTCGACGGCGGCAGCTGCCTGAAATAG
- a CDS encoding TetR/AcrR family transcriptional regulator has translation MARRSPVQSVHVLPTRAASEPPVTIPSEEPAWKQRAVERSIKTAKLRAAQRVQRFLDAAQAIIIEKGSTDFTVQEVVDRSRQSLRSFYLQFDGKHELLLALFEDALSRSADQIRAATSGPDEPIERLRVAIQLLFESSRPDPTAKRPLFTDFAPRLLVSHPSEVKIAHAPLLALLTELMEEASAAGQLRAGINPKRMAAITMQTVMFNAQSSGEESEDAASRPITADELWDFCAHGFTAS, from the coding sequence ATGGCAAGACGTTCTCCGGTACAGTCAGTCCATGTTCTCCCCACTCGGGCAGCATCCGAGCCGCCGGTGACCATACCCAGCGAAGAACCCGCCTGGAAGCAGCGCGCGGTCGAGCGATCGATCAAAACCGCAAAGCTTCGGGCCGCTCAGCGCGTTCAGCGCTTCCTCGACGCCGCCCAGGCGATCATCATCGAAAAGGGCAGCACCGATTTCACCGTGCAAGAGGTGGTCGACCGCTCACGTCAGTCGCTACGAAGCTTCTACCTGCAGTTCGACGGTAAGCACGAGCTGCTGCTGGCGTTGTTCGAAGACGCCCTGTCCCGGTCCGCCGACCAGATCCGCGCCGCCACCAGCGGCCCGGACGAGCCGATCGAGCGGCTACGGGTCGCGATCCAGCTGCTGTTCGAGTCCTCGCGTCCGGACCCCACAGCCAAACGGCCCCTGTTCACCGACTTCGCCCCGCGCCTGCTCGTCTCGCATCCGTCCGAGGTCAAAATCGCCCATGCGCCGCTGCTGGCGCTACTGACCGAGCTCATGGAAGAGGCCAGCGCCGCAGGTCAGCTGCGTGCCGGTATCAATCCCAAGCGGATGGCCGCGATAACGATGCAGACCGTGATGTTCAACGCACAGTCGAGCGGTGAAGAGTCCGAGGACGCGGCGTCGCGCCCGATCACCGCGGACGAACTCTGGGACTTCTGCGCGCACGGATTCACCGCCAGCTAG
- a CDS encoding lysophospholipid acyltransferase family protein: MSDASDKKVSKWDPGFTRQIVDRVGPLIKRYFRAEVRDLDRIPAAGGALVVSNHSGGMFTPDVLVFAPQFYKKFGFDRPVYTLGHDMIFVGPVGDLLHRAGVIEANRENAAQALRDGALVLVFPGGDYDSYRPTFTENVVDFNGRRGYVRTAIDTGVPIVPMVSIGAQETQLFLARGDSIARRLGLHRLRAEILPISVGFPFGVSVFFPPNLPLPAKIVTRVLDPIDIAAEFGDNPDIEMVDLHVRAVMQKALDELANERRFPVLG; this comes from the coding sequence ATGAGCGACGCTTCGGACAAGAAGGTCTCCAAATGGGATCCCGGGTTCACCCGGCAGATCGTCGATCGCGTCGGTCCTCTCATCAAGCGCTACTTCCGCGCCGAAGTGCGCGATTTGGATCGGATTCCCGCGGCAGGCGGCGCACTGGTGGTCTCCAACCACTCCGGCGGCATGTTCACCCCCGACGTCCTGGTATTCGCACCGCAGTTCTACAAGAAGTTCGGCTTCGACCGTCCGGTCTACACCCTCGGCCACGACATGATCTTCGTGGGCCCCGTCGGGGACCTGTTGCATCGTGCCGGCGTCATCGAAGCCAACCGGGAGAACGCCGCCCAGGCACTTCGCGACGGTGCCCTCGTGCTCGTGTTCCCCGGCGGCGACTACGACTCGTACCGCCCGACGTTCACCGAGAATGTCGTCGACTTCAACGGCCGCAGGGGATACGTCAGGACGGCGATTGACACCGGGGTGCCGATCGTGCCGATGGTGTCGATCGGCGCGCAGGAAACCCAGCTGTTCCTCGCCCGCGGCGACTCGATCGCCCGGCGGCTCGGCCTCCATCGGCTGCGGGCGGAGATTCTTCCGATCAGCGTGGGATTCCCGTTCGGGGTGTCGGTGTTCTTCCCGCCGAACCTGCCATTGCCGGCCAAGATCGTCACGCGGGTGCTCGACCCCATCGACATTGCCGCCGAGTTCGGCGATAACCCCGATATCGAGATGGTCGATCTCCACGTCCGGGCCGTGATGCAGAAGGCGCTCGACGAACTCGCCAACGAACGCCGCTTCCCTGTGCTTGGCTGA
- a CDS encoding WS/DGAT/MGAT family O-acyltransferase, with amino-acid sequence MKRLNGMDAMLLYSETPNLHTHTLKVAIIHAADYPGEFTFDVFRRTVARRLHLLDPLRYRLIDIPWKLHHPMWIEDCPVDLDYHLRRVQVPAPGGRRELDEVIGRIASTPLDRTRPLWEFHFAEGMADDRFALIGKVHHTLADGVASANLLARLMDLAGSKADENDDYVVCEEPTTTELLAAAGRDHVAHVAALPGLARDAAKGFTRLWRRKQERTDHPDLAKMFRTPPTFLNHVVSPARTFATASLSLAEVKETAKALGVTFNDIVLATAAGGLRELLLRYDGRADRPLIASVPVSTDLSPDRVTGNEIGGLSVSLPIHVDDPIERVRLTSLSTGRAKEDYELLGPKLQGQLMEYLPPPVTPAMLRWQSKRAAHNRLMNVAVSSVPGPRERGHIGGAPVSEIYSIGVLSAGSAFNMTVWSYVDQVDISILSDDETFNDIHEATDAMIHGLNEIRAAAGLPPLSTVDTAMAPAPALG; translated from the coding sequence GTGAAGCGACTCAATGGCATGGACGCGATGCTGTTGTACAGCGAGACGCCGAATCTGCACACCCACACGCTCAAGGTGGCAATCATCCATGCCGCTGACTATCCGGGCGAGTTCACCTTCGACGTGTTCCGCAGGACCGTGGCCCGTCGGCTGCACCTGCTCGATCCGCTGCGCTACCGGCTGATCGACATCCCGTGGAAACTGCACCATCCCATGTGGATAGAGGACTGCCCCGTCGACCTCGACTACCACCTACGCCGTGTCCAGGTGCCCGCTCCCGGCGGCCGTCGCGAACTCGACGAGGTGATCGGCCGGATCGCCAGCACGCCGCTGGACCGCACGCGTCCGTTGTGGGAGTTCCATTTCGCCGAGGGCATGGCCGACGACCGTTTCGCGCTCATCGGCAAGGTGCATCACACCCTCGCTGACGGCGTGGCCTCGGCGAATCTGCTCGCCCGGCTCATGGACCTGGCCGGCTCGAAGGCTGACGAGAACGACGACTACGTCGTCTGTGAAGAGCCGACGACGACCGAACTGCTGGCGGCCGCAGGTCGTGACCACGTCGCGCACGTCGCGGCACTGCCCGGACTGGCGCGCGACGCTGCCAAGGGATTCACCCGGCTGTGGCGGCGCAAGCAGGAGCGCACCGACCATCCCGACCTGGCGAAGATGTTCCGGACGCCACCGACGTTCCTCAACCATGTGGTCTCTCCGGCGCGGACCTTCGCCACCGCGTCTCTGTCGTTGGCCGAGGTCAAGGAGACCGCCAAGGCACTGGGCGTCACGTTCAACGACATCGTCCTGGCCACGGCCGCGGGCGGCCTGCGAGAACTGCTCCTGCGCTACGACGGGCGCGCGGACCGTCCGCTGATCGCGTCGGTGCCGGTCAGCACGGACCTGTCACCGGATCGCGTGACCGGCAACGAGATCGGCGGGCTGTCGGTGTCATTGCCCATCCACGTCGATGATCCGATCGAGCGGGTGCGGCTGACCTCGCTGTCGACTGGCCGCGCGAAGGAGGACTACGAACTCCTCGGACCAAAGCTGCAGGGACAGCTGATGGAGTACCTGCCGCCTCCGGTGACCCCGGCAATGCTTCGATGGCAATCGAAGCGTGCCGCCCACAACCGGCTGATGAACGTCGCGGTGTCCAGCGTTCCCGGCCCGCGCGAGCGTGGCCACATCGGCGGCGCGCCGGTCAGTGAGATCTACTCCATCGGGGTGCTCTCGGCGGGCAGCGCGTTCAACATGACGGTATGGAGTTACGTCGACCAGGTGGACATCTCGATCCTGTCCGACGACGAGACCTTCAACGACATCCACGAGGCCACCGACGCGATGATCCATGGGCTGAACGAGATCCGCGCGGCCGCTGGGTTGCCGCCGCTGAGCACCGTCGACACTGCGATGGCGCCTGCCCCCGCGTTGGGCTAG
- a CDS encoding acyl-CoA dehydrogenase family protein produces the protein MQLTFDADVEAFRAEFVSFLDEHLPHDAEALERSGSSSHVPDWARRWQRLLFDNGWLCPGYPPEFGGRNATILQQYVHQEELARRRTYLTFNPQGVGIISASLISFGSPEQQRRWAVPILRAEMTASLGMSEPGAGSDLASLRTRAVLDGDEFVVTGQKVWTSGAHDADVLLTFVRTDPNAAKHKGISVLMIPTDLPGVVRRPFASMCDAEDLDFNEVFFNDVRVPAENLVGPLNEGWRVANGSLGHERNMLWLSYADRLEEMVEDWLPSTALDRDRYATLVMDNQALRLLGSVALAKAARGDEDPSAMSVLKLLGSEASQMAAEYALSATGPDALASPGFSGPYSAQHLDLYRSAWFERYARTYGGTIAGGTSEIQRNIIAQRVLGLPRN, from the coding sequence GTGCAGCTGACCTTCGACGCTGACGTCGAGGCGTTCCGTGCGGAGTTCGTCTCGTTCCTCGATGAGCACCTGCCGCACGACGCCGAGGCGCTGGAACGGTCCGGTTCCAGCAGCCACGTGCCCGACTGGGCCAGACGCTGGCAACGGCTCTTGTTCGACAACGGCTGGCTGTGCCCCGGCTATCCGCCCGAGTTCGGCGGCCGCAACGCCACGATCCTGCAGCAGTACGTCCACCAAGAGGAATTGGCCCGACGACGGACCTACCTCACGTTCAACCCGCAGGGCGTCGGCATCATCTCCGCGTCGCTGATCTCGTTCGGCTCCCCCGAGCAGCAGCGGCGCTGGGCGGTGCCGATCCTGCGGGCCGAGATGACCGCGTCGCTGGGGATGAGCGAGCCCGGCGCGGGCTCCGATCTCGCATCGTTGCGTACCCGCGCGGTCCTCGACGGTGATGAGTTCGTCGTCACCGGACAGAAGGTGTGGACGTCGGGCGCGCACGACGCGGACGTGCTGTTGACTTTCGTTCGCACCGATCCCAACGCGGCCAAACACAAGGGCATCAGCGTACTGATGATCCCGACCGATCTGCCCGGGGTGGTACGTCGCCCGTTCGCCTCGATGTGCGATGCGGAGGACCTCGATTTCAACGAAGTGTTCTTCAACGACGTGCGGGTGCCCGCGGAGAACCTCGTCGGCCCGTTGAACGAGGGGTGGCGCGTCGCCAACGGCTCTCTCGGCCACGAGCGAAACATGTTGTGGCTCAGCTACGCCGACCGGCTCGAGGAGATGGTCGAGGACTGGCTACCGTCGACGGCGCTGGACCGCGACCGGTACGCCACGCTGGTCATGGACAACCAAGCACTACGACTGCTCGGGTCCGTCGCACTGGCCAAGGCCGCGCGCGGCGACGAGGATCCGTCGGCGATGTCGGTGCTCAAGCTCCTCGGCTCGGAGGCGTCGCAGATGGCGGCGGAGTACGCGTTATCGGCGACGGGTCCCGACGCGCTGGCCTCACCCGGGTTCTCGGGCCCGTACAGCGCACAGCATCTCGATCTGTATCGCTCGGCGTGGTTCGAGCGCTATGCCCGCACCTACGGGGGCACCATCGCGGGCGGTACTTCTGAGATTCAACGCAACATCATCGCCCAGCGGGTGTTGGGCCTACCTCGCAATTAG
- a CDS encoding enoyl-CoA hydratase gives MYIDYEVADKIGTITLNRPEAANAQNPEFLDELDAAWTRAAEDPDVSVIILRANGKHFSAGHDLRGGGPVPDKITLEFIIQHEHRRYLEYTLKWRNTPKPSIAAVQGRCISGGLLLCWPCDLILASDDALFSDPVVLMGIGGVEYHGHTWELGPRKAKEILFTGRAMTADEVAATGMVNKVVPRDQLDAETRALAEQIAKMPTFALRQAKRAVNQTLDVQGFYAAIQSVFDIHQTGHGNALSVGGWPVLVNLDEMKANIQ, from the coding sequence GTGTACATCGACTACGAGGTCGCCGACAAGATCGGGACCATCACCCTCAACCGGCCCGAGGCCGCCAACGCCCAGAACCCGGAGTTCCTCGACGAGCTCGACGCGGCATGGACCCGCGCCGCCGAGGACCCCGACGTATCGGTGATCATCCTGCGCGCCAACGGGAAACACTTCTCGGCCGGCCACGATCTGCGCGGCGGCGGGCCGGTACCCGACAAGATCACGCTGGAATTCATCATTCAGCATGAGCACCGGCGCTACCTCGAGTACACGCTGAAGTGGCGCAATACGCCCAAGCCGTCGATCGCCGCAGTGCAGGGCAGATGTATCTCCGGTGGCCTGCTGCTGTGCTGGCCCTGCGACCTCATCCTGGCCTCAGACGACGCGTTGTTCTCCGATCCCGTGGTGCTGATGGGTATCGGGGGAGTCGAATACCACGGCCACACCTGGGAACTGGGACCACGCAAGGCCAAGGAGATCCTGTTCACCGGCCGGGCGATGACCGCTGACGAAGTGGCCGCCACCGGAATGGTGAACAAGGTGGTGCCGCGCGATCAGCTCGACGCCGAGACCAGAGCGCTGGCCGAACAGATCGCCAAGATGCCGACTTTCGCTCTGCGGCAGGCCAAACGCGCCGTCAACCAGACACTGGACGTGCAGGGCTTCTACGCGGCCATCCAGTCGGTGTTCGACATCCACCAGACCGGCCACGGCAACGCGCTCAGCGTCGGCGGCTGGCCAGTGCTCGTCAACCTCGACGAGATGAAAGCCAACATCCAGTAG
- a CDS encoding acyl-CoA thioesterase → MPDLWTDLLGCLDITKTSTGDGVTAEYEGRNQQLEYHRVFGGQLLGQFLRIAALTCPEKAVKSQHAIFTREGRADEPVRYEAVRAHEGRSFAAVTITATQSRGVIATASVSMHAVEGGPEHQEVDSVGPVLGPEYTLPLDLIPWETRACIDLNATTTGPPQFEFWMRTPAVGEELAPALAAYATDLTLIGTALRPIEGADQRGNGTTFTSAVTSHTVWFHRPFRTDGWLLLRQHSPVLAHGRSFGRGDVLTEDGMLVASYGQEALVRFAQQQ, encoded by the coding sequence GTGCCTGATCTCTGGACCGATCTGCTCGGATGCCTGGACATCACCAAGACCTCGACCGGCGACGGCGTGACCGCAGAGTACGAGGGCCGGAACCAACAGTTGGAGTACCACCGGGTGTTCGGTGGTCAATTGCTCGGTCAGTTCCTCCGGATCGCAGCGCTGACCTGTCCGGAGAAAGCGGTCAAATCCCAGCACGCGATCTTCACCCGCGAGGGCAGAGCCGATGAACCGGTCCGCTACGAGGCTGTCCGGGCGCACGAGGGACGGTCGTTCGCGGCGGTCACCATCACGGCCACCCAGAGCCGTGGTGTCATCGCCACGGCGTCGGTCAGCATGCACGCCGTCGAGGGAGGCCCCGAACATCAGGAAGTCGACAGCGTCGGGCCGGTGCTCGGTCCGGAGTACACGCTCCCGCTCGACCTGATCCCTTGGGAGACAAGGGCGTGCATCGATCTCAACGCGACCACCACAGGTCCCCCGCAGTTCGAGTTCTGGATGCGCACCCCAGCCGTCGGCGAGGAATTGGCGCCGGCACTGGCGGCGTACGCCACAGACCTGACCTTGATCGGTACCGCGCTGCGACCCATCGAGGGGGCGGATCAGCGGGGCAACGGTACGACGTTCACCTCGGCCGTCACGTCGCACACCGTGTGGTTCCATCGGCCCTTCCGCACCGACGGCTGGCTGCTGCTGCGCCAACACAGTCCGGTGCTCGCCCACGGCCGCAGCTTCGGTCGCGGCGACGTGCTCACCGAGGACGGAATGCTGGTCGCGTCCTACGGCCAGGAGGCTCTCGTACGCTTCGCGCAACAACAATGA
- the fadD12 gene encoding acyl-CoA ligase FadD12 translates to MRPDRYLRMGAAVRRVGMTATSGFATAAQRCPDRPGLIDERGTLTWKQIDDRSDALAAALQSQPAGAPKTVAVMCRNHRGFIESLVGADRIGSDVLLLNTSFAGPALAEVVEREGADVVIYDEEFTEIVSRALEGRPETTRILGWTDRTDVELTVDKLIDRHAGQRPMPSERKSDIILLTSGTTGTPKGAKRSAGSGGAGDLKAVLDRTPWRAEEPIVIVAPMFHAWGFSQLLFAALLACPIITRRKFDPEATLDLIDRYSATGLAVVPVMFDRIMDLPDDVRNRYSGKSLRFATASGSRMRPDVVTKFMDQFGDVIYNNYNATEAGMIATATPEDLRAAPDTAGKPADGTEIRILDESSNEVPTGETGQIFVRSGTLFDGYTSGTTKDFHEGFMASGDVGYLDAAGRLFVVGRDDEMIVSGGENVYPIEVEKTLAAHQEVAEATVLGVDDEQYGQRLVAFVVLEPGASATPDTLKQHVRENLANYKVPREITVLDELPRGSTGKILRNELRNS, encoded by the coding sequence ATGCGCCCCGACCGATATCTACGGATGGGCGCGGCGGTACGCCGGGTCGGCATGACCGCCACGTCGGGCTTCGCGACGGCCGCACAGCGGTGTCCCGACCGGCCCGGTCTGATCGACGAGCGCGGCACCCTCACCTGGAAGCAGATCGACGATCGTAGTGACGCCCTTGCCGCGGCGCTGCAATCGCAGCCAGCGGGGGCGCCTAAAACCGTTGCCGTGATGTGCCGTAACCACCGGGGTTTCATCGAGTCGCTGGTGGGAGCCGACCGCATCGGCTCCGACGTCCTGCTCCTCAACACGTCGTTCGCCGGTCCGGCCCTTGCCGAGGTCGTCGAACGTGAGGGCGCCGATGTCGTCATCTACGACGAAGAGTTCACGGAGATCGTGAGCCGGGCGCTCGAGGGCAGGCCTGAAACCACCCGCATCCTGGGTTGGACCGATCGCACCGACGTCGAGCTGACCGTGGACAAGCTGATCGACCGTCATGCCGGTCAGCGGCCCATGCCCAGCGAGCGCAAGAGCGACATCATCCTGCTCACGTCGGGCACGACGGGAACACCCAAGGGCGCCAAGCGTTCCGCGGGCAGCGGTGGCGCCGGCGATCTGAAGGCGGTGCTGGACCGGACCCCCTGGCGCGCGGAGGAACCCATCGTCATCGTCGCGCCGATGTTCCATGCGTGGGGGTTCTCGCAGCTGTTGTTCGCGGCATTGCTGGCCTGTCCGATCATCACGCGGCGCAAGTTCGACCCCGAAGCGACGCTGGACCTGATCGATCGTTACAGCGCGACGGGCCTGGCAGTGGTGCCTGTCATGTTCGACCGCATCATGGATCTGCCCGACGACGTGCGCAACCGATACAGCGGTAAGTCATTACGCTTCGCCACCGCATCGGGGTCCCGCATGCGCCCCGATGTCGTCACCAAGTTCATGGACCAATTCGGTGACGTGATCTACAACAACTACAACGCCACCGAGGCGGGCATGATCGCCACCGCGACGCCCGAGGATCTGCGCGCCGCACCCGACACCGCGGGAAAGCCCGCTGACGGCACCGAGATCCGGATCCTCGACGAGTCGTCGAACGAGGTACCGACCGGTGAGACCGGGCAGATCTTCGTGCGCAGTGGCACACTCTTCGACGGGTACACCTCGGGCACCACCAAGGACTTCCACGAGGGGTTCATGGCGTCGGGGGATGTGGGCTACCTTGATGCGGCCGGCCGGCTGTTCGTGGTCGGCCGAGACGACGAGATGATCGTCTCGGGCGGCGAGAACGTCTACCCCATCGAGGTCGAGAAGACGTTGGCCGCGCACCAGGAGGTGGCCGAGGCCACGGTGCTCGGCGTCGACGACGAGCAGTACGGCCAGCGACTGGTCGCGTTCGTCGTGCTCGAGCCGGGCGCGTCGGCGACACCGGACACCCTCAAACAGCACGTGCGCGAGAACCTCGCCAATTACAAAGTGCCGCGCGAGATCACGGTGCTCGACGAACTGCCCCGCGGCAGTACCGGCAAGATCCTGCGCAACGAACTACGCAACTCCTAG
- a CDS encoding cytochrome P450 yields MNPYPVFARIREEAPLYYNDKHDFYALSRYDDVNKALIDHETFISGKGALLEIIKSGMEIPPGTLIFEDPPLHNIQRNLLSRMFTPRKVAALEPQIREFTARCLDPLVGTGKFDFVNDLGEQMPMRVIGMLLGIPEEHQRRVADHGEATLQGEQTLMATGEVFAEFLDYRTEHPSDDIMTELLNVEFTDETGTVRRLRREELLMYLTVVATAGAETTTRLIGWAGKTLAENPDQRRELVENPALIPQAIEEILRWEPPALQMARYVARDAEYHGQTIPEGSAILLLIGAANRDHRRFPPDGDVFDIHREQHSHLTFGAGTHFCMGNALARMEGRIALEEILKRFPTWEVDWPNARPSQTTAVRGWEAMPTFVP; encoded by the coding sequence ATGAACCCGTACCCGGTGTTCGCCCGCATCCGCGAGGAAGCGCCGCTGTACTACAACGACAAGCATGACTTCTACGCGTTGAGCCGGTACGACGATGTCAACAAGGCGTTGATCGATCACGAGACGTTCATCTCCGGCAAGGGTGCCCTGCTCGAAATCATCAAGTCCGGGATGGAGATCCCGCCCGGCACATTGATTTTCGAGGATCCGCCGCTGCACAACATCCAACGGAATCTGTTGTCGCGGATGTTCACACCGCGCAAGGTGGCCGCACTGGAACCGCAGATTCGCGAGTTCACCGCCCGATGCCTCGATCCGTTGGTGGGCACAGGAAAGTTCGATTTCGTCAACGATCTCGGCGAGCAGATGCCGATGCGCGTGATCGGAATGCTGCTGGGTATTCCGGAAGAGCATCAGCGCCGAGTCGCCGACCACGGCGAAGCCACCCTGCAGGGCGAGCAGACACTGATGGCCACCGGTGAGGTGTTCGCGGAGTTCCTCGACTACCGCACCGAGCATCCGTCCGACGACATCATGACCGAACTGCTCAACGTCGAGTTCACCGACGAAACCGGTACGGTGCGGCGGTTGCGCCGAGAAGAACTGCTCATGTACCTGACGGTCGTCGCCACGGCCGGCGCCGAAACCACCACGCGACTGATCGGCTGGGCCGGCAAGACGTTGGCCGAAAACCCCGATCAGCGACGCGAACTCGTGGAGAACCCAGCCCTGATCCCGCAGGCGATCGAGGAGATCCTGCGCTGGGAACCGCCGGCACTGCAGATGGCCCGGTACGTCGCGCGCGACGCCGAGTACCACGGCCAGACGATTCCGGAAGGAAGCGCGATACTCCTGTTGATCGGCGCGGCCAACCGTGACCACCGCCGGTTCCCGCCAGACGGCGATGTTTTCGACATCCACCGAGAGCAGCACTCGCACTTGACATTCGGTGCGGGGACCCATTTCTGCATGGGCAACGCCCTGGCCCGTATGGAAGGCCGGATCGCGCTCGAGGAGATCCTCAAGCGATTCCCGACGTGGGAGGTCGACTGGCCGAACGCGAGACCATCACAAACCACGGCGGTGCGCGGCTGGGAAGCCATGCCCACCTTCGTTCCCTGA